Proteins encoded within one genomic window of Onychostoma macrolepis isolate SWU-2019 chromosome 11, ASM1243209v1, whole genome shotgun sequence:
- the itih3a.1 gene encoding inter-alpha-trypsin inhibitor heavy chain H3a yields the protein MSAGWIFCVFVCICFSSGSFETLVVSKGYEQWVSDTSMARLLKKRSVSSAEIEVQSIKVDCKVTSRFSHTVMTTKALNKANVSQEVSFEVDLPKTSFITNFSMEIDGKTYTGVVKEKEKAKQQYQKAVSSGQTAGLVKASGRKMEKFSVTVNVAAHSSVIFILTHEELLQRNFGKYELMIRVKPKQLVQHFEIVADIYEPQGITFVDAYGTFITNELLPLVEKTVTDKKAHVSFSPTLDQQRKCTECDGTLIDGDFFIKYDVNRAHDIGDIQIVNGYFVHFFAPANLPRVPKMVVFVIDNSYSMVGNKMAQTKEALVTILGELPEDDYFAIIVFSSTFVVWQPHLSKATPENVKAAQEYVKTIEVTGGTELHDAVMHGVKMLYDEQRNGTAPKNMVLMIILLTDGEPNTYPRTLPEIQESIRHAIDGNITLFSLAFGNDANYGFLDTLSKQNNGIVRRIYEDSDAPLQLKGFYEEVSSPLLSDVHIHYPDNAVNSLTRSHFKQMFNGSEIMVAGRLNDLNEIDNFAIEVSAQGFENNFELKGQANTQKWETIFPDEEYIFGDFTERLWAYLTIQELLNKDKGTPEEKGNATAEALHLSLKYNFVTPLTSMVVTKPEDETKNDLFIADKLTEEERGNVQKYGYTALSASYPKYSAPTYYVDGDPHFIIEVPDQNDALCFNIDDKPGTIFNLVRDPLTGIVVNGQTIGDKKVFPGNKMHTYFGRFGIVHEKFGIRMMVSTKEISVSDKGKQAKFFWTDTATVKGANMDLQVIKDRSLTVTLRNSVKFLIILHKVWQKHPYHQDYLGFYTLDSHLFSSNVHGLLGQFYHGLEFEVSEPFPGKDPNKPDAVMFVKGQELVVTRGWQKDFRQDVKNGEKVPCWFIHNNGTGLLDGVHTDYIVSGLFKTI from the exons ATGTCTGCAGGGTGGATATTCTGCGTCTTTGTGTGCATATGTTTTTCTTCAGGGTCTTTTGAGACCCTGGTCGTCTCAAAGGGATATGAACAATGG GTCAGTGATACCAGCATGGCCAGACTCTTAAAG AAGCGAAGCGTGAGCAGTGCTGAG ATAGAGGTGCAGAGCATAAAGGTGGACTGCAAGGTGACGTCACGTTTTTCACACACAGTCATGACCACTAAAGCTCTCAATAAGGCCAACGTCTCACAGGAAGTGTCCTTTGAGGTGGATCTACCCAAGACATCCTTCATCACCAACTTCAGCAT GGAGATTGATGGCAAGACGTACACAGGTGTGGTGAAGGAAAAAGAGAAGGCCAAGCAGCAGTATCAGAAGGCTGTGTCATCTGGCCAGACTGCTGGTTTAGTCAA GGCTTCAGGCAGAAAAATGGAGAAGTTCTCTGTTACTGTGAATGTTGCAGCACACAGCAGTGTCATATTTATTCTCACCCATGAGGAACTTCTTCAGCGAAATTTTGGCAAATATGAGCTCATGATCAGAGTCAAGCCCAAACAGCTGGTCCAGCACTTTGAG ATTGTAGCAGATATTTATGAGCCTCAGGGAATTACATTTGTAGACGCCTACGGTACATTCATCACCAATGAACTGCTCCCTCTAGTGGAGAAAACTGTCACTGACAAGAAG GCCCATGTGTCCTTCTCTCCAACACTGGATCAACAGAGGAAATGCACTGAGTGTGACGGGACACTCATCGATGGAGATTTCTTCATTAAGTATGATGTCAACCGTGCTCATGACATTGGTGATATCCAG ATTGTAAACGGatactttgtgcattttttcgCACCGGCTAATCTTCCAAGAGTACCAAAAATGGTTGTTTTTGTGATAGACAACAGCTACTCTATGGTGGGAAATAAAATGGCACAG ACTAAAGAGGCTCTGGTGACCATTCTGGGTGAACTCCCAGAGGACGACTACTTTGCCATCATCGTATTTTCAAGCACCTTTGTTGTATGGCAGCCACATTTAAGCAAAGCAACACCAGAAAATGTGAAAGCAGCCCAGGAATATGTCAAAACAATTGAAGTTACTGGTG GTACTGAATTGCATGATGCTGTCATGCATGGTGTGAAGATGCTGTATGACGAGCAACGCAATGGTACAGCCCCAAAGAACATGGTACTGATGATCATTTTGCTGACCGATGGGGAACcaaacacat ATCCGAGAACTCTTCCTGAGATCCAAGAGAGCATTCGTCACGCCATTGATGGGAATATCACTCTGTTCAGTTTGGCTTTTGGTAATGATGCAAACTATGGATTTTTAGATACTTTGAGCAAACAGAACAATGGCATTGTTCGCAGGATTTATGAGGACTCTGATGCTCCACTTCAGCTAAAG GGATTTTATGAAGAAGTGTCAAGTCCTCTACTCTCAGACGTGCATATTCACTATCCGGACAACGCAGTTAACTCACTGACAAGAAGCCATTTTAAACAGATGTTCAATGGCTCTGAGATCATGGTTGCTGGCCGACTTAATGACTTAAATGAAATAGACAACTTTGCAATTGAAGTGTCCGCACAAGGG TTCGAAAATAACTTTGAGCTGAAAGGTCAAGCGAATACTCAGAAGTGGGAAACCATATTTCCTGATGAAGAGTATATCTTTGGGGACTTTACTGAGCGTCTCTGGGCATATCTGACCATCCAGGAGCTCCTGAATAA agacaAGGGTACACCAGAGGAGAAAGGAAATGCCACTGCCGAAGCTCTGCACCTTTCATTAAAGTACAACTTTGTTACACCGCTTACCTCCATGGTCGTCACTAAACCTGAAGATGAAACCAAAAACGATTTATTCATTGCTGACAAGCTGACTGAAG AGGAACgaggaaatgtacaaaaatatg GTTACACAGCCTTATCGGCCAGCTATCCCAAGTACTCTGCACCCACATATTATG TTGATGGAGATCCACACTTCATCATTGAGGTGCCAGATCAGAATGATGCTCTGTGCTTCAACATTGATGACAAACCTGGTACCATCTTCAACCTGGTTAGAGACCCACTTACAG GTATTGTGGTCAATGGCCAAACCATTGGAGATAAGAAAGTCTTCCCAGGAAACAAGATGCACACCTATTTTGGGCGCTTTGGGATTGTTCATGAGAAGTTTGGTATCAGAATGATGGTGAGCACAAAGGAGATCTCAGTGTCTGACAAGGGAAAACAGGCAAAATTCTTCTGGACTGATACTGCCACAGTAAAAGGGGCCAA CATGGATCTGCAGGTGATCAAAGATCGCAGTTTAACAGTGACCCTAAGGAACTCTGTCAAGTTTCTTATTATCCTGCACAAAGTCTGGCAGAAACACCCGTATCATCAAGACTACCTCGGGTTCTACACCTTGGACAGTCACCTCTTTTCAAGCAATGTCCATGGCCTGCTTG GTCAGTTCTACCATGGATTGGAGTTTGAAGTGAGTGAACCATTTCCAGGAAAGGATCCAAACAAACCAGATGCCGTGATGTTTGTGAAGGGACAAGAACTTGTAGTTACCAG GGGTTGGCAGAAAGATTTCAGACAGGATGTGAAGAACGGAGAAAAAGTGCCCTGCTGGTTCATTCACAATAATGGCACCGGACTGCTCGATGGAGTTCACACAGACTACATCGTCTCCGGTCTCTTCAAGACAATCTAA